A section of the Triticum dicoccoides isolate Atlit2015 ecotype Zavitan chromosome 7A, WEW_v2.0, whole genome shotgun sequence genome encodes:
- the LOC119328299 gene encoding zinc finger protein CO3-like codes for MESEGSTSPNGGAGAACAVCGGAAALYCPADAAALCVPCDAAVHSANPLASRHDRVPLTAAVAATSGVYDLFVADDEGGSSWPTPGPGQGQGSPSSGSSGFSNGGGVEMSLFDLLSDVNLVATGAGGSVPSDGGVAPLWLQPGLAADASAAWTPSWSPSEAVVVPSAADRAERVRRYREKRKNRKFHKTIRYASRKAYAEARPRIKGRFVKRPAADDSMSAGEAAKFWLSFSDNSVGFQVASHGVVPSF; via the coding sequence ATGGAGAGCGAAGGCAGCACGAGCCCCAATGGCGGCGCCGGTGCCGCCTGCGCGGtctgcggcggcgcggcggccttgTACTGTCCGGCGGACGCGGCGGCTCTCTGCGTGCCCTGCGACGCGGCTGTCCACTCCGCGAACCCTCTGGCCTCCCGCCACGACCGCGTGCCGCTGACGGCCGCCGTGGCGGCGACCTCCGGCGTGTACGACCTCTTCGTGGCTGACGACGAAGGCGGCTCGTCCTGGCCGACGCCGGGGCCGGGGCAGGGGCAGGGGAGCCCCAGCAGCGGCTCGTCCGGCTTCAGTAACGGCGGCGGCGTCGAGATGAGCCTGTTTGACCTGCTCTCCGACGTCAATCTCGTGGCCACCGGCGCCGGCGGAAGCGTGCCATCGGACGGCGGTGTCGCGCCGTTGTGGCTGCAGCCCGGCCTCGCCGCGGACGCCTCTGCTGCGTGGACCCCCTCGTGGTCGCCGTCGGAGGCTGTCGTCGTCCCGTCGGCGGCGGACAGGGCGGAGAGGGTCAGGCGGTACCGCGAGAAGCGCAAGAACCGCAAGTTCCACAAGACCATCCGCTACGCCTCCCGCAAGGCGTACGCCGAGGCGCGGCCCAGGATCAAGGGCCGCTTCGTCAAACGCCCCGCGGCGGACGACAGCATGAGCGCCGGCGAGGCGGCCAAATTCTGGCTCTCCTTCTCCGACAACAGTGTAGGGTTTCAAGTTGCATCCCATGGAGTCGTGCCAAGCTTCTAG